Genomic DNA from Candidatus Zixiibacteriota bacterium:
TGGTCCGCGCCCGGACGATCATCAACGCCGCCGGGGCCTGGGCCAACGCCGTGGCGCGCATGGCCGGGGCAGCCGAGCTTCCGCTGCGGGCCTGCCGTCGCCACCTTTTCGTATCCGGTCCGCTCTCCTGGGTGGACTCGGGGTGGCCCTTCGTGTGGGACGTCAGCCATGACTTTTATTTTCGGCCCGAAGGCGAGGGACTGTTGTTGTGCGCCTGTGATCAGGACGAGTTCCCGCCCGGAGATCCGCCGGTCGACCCTGCGGTAGGCGAGGCGCTCGCCGAGAAAATCGCTCGTTGCGTCCCGCGGCTGGCGAGAGTGTCGATCCAGCGGTGCTGGGCGGGCCTCAGGACGTTGAGCGGCGACGGGAAGTTTGTTATTGGTTGGGACCCGCGGCTCGAGGGCTTTTTCTGGGTGGCCGGGCTCGGCGGCCACGGCGTGACCACAAGCGCTGCGGTCGGGGCTTTGGCGGCGAGACTGGTTCGCGGGGGCGAGACGGAGCCGAGCTTCTCGCCTGCGCGCTTTGATGCCTGGAGATCGGGAGCTTAGCGGCGACGCGTGGAGGGCCTATGAGGAGATTGAACGAAGCGGCGGCGTACGCTCCGAAAAGTCCCTACGAAATCTATCAGGAATGGGAGGGAATCCCGGTCTACAAGGGGTTCATCGTCGAGGACCTGCTGTCGGTGCAGCTCGGCGATTGGGAGCGCAGCGGAGGCAAGGCGGCATTCGTCAACCAGGACGGCGCGGGCGGCACCTGCGATCTCCTCGTCGAGGAGATCCCTCCCGGCGGGCAGCTCAAGCCTCTGCGCCACCTGTACGAGAAAGCGATCTTCGTTCTCCAGGGCCAGGGTGCGACCACGATCTGGAACGAGGGCGGGAAAAAACACACTCTGGAGTGGCAGAAAGGCAGCCTCTTCGCAATTCCGCTCAACGCCTGGCACCAGCATTTCAACGCGCAGGGCGGGGAGCCCGTACGCATGATCTCCCTGACCGACGCGCCGGTGGTCATCAACCGTTACCGTAATCTCGATTACATTTTCGAAAATCCCTTTGTTTTCTCCGACCGGTACAGCGGCGGCGCGGACGAATGGGGCAAGGGAGGGCGCTACCTCCCCGACGTCAAGAAGGGGCGGGCGTGGGAGTCGAACTTCATCGCCGATCTCTGGTCGTTTCAGCCCAAGGATTACAAGGAACGAGGCGGCGAGAACCGCACCTCGCTGTTCCATTTCGTCGACAACACCATGAGCGCTCATCTCTCCGAGTTTCCGCCGGGGAAGTACAAAAAAGCGCACCGCCATGGCGCGGGCGCGCACATCGTGATCCTCACCGGATCGGGCTATTCGTTCCTCTGGGAAGAAGGACAGGACCAGAGAAAAAAAAGAGTTTCTTGGGGGCCCATGAGCATGTTCACGCCCCCGCTGCAGTGGTGGCACCAGCACTTCAATCCCGGTCCGGAACCGGCCCGCTATCTGGCGCTCAAGCCCTGGGGCTTCAAG
This window encodes:
- a CDS encoding cupin domain-containing protein, whose translation is MRRLNEAAAYAPKSPYEIYQEWEGIPVYKGFIVEDLLSVQLGDWERSGGKAAFVNQDGAGGTCDLLVEEIPPGGQLKPLRHLYEKAIFVLQGQGATTIWNEGGKKHTLEWQKGSLFAIPLNAWHQHFNAQGGEPVRMISLTDAPVVINRYRNLDYIFENPFVFSDRYSGGADEWGKGGRYLPDVKKGRAWESNFIADLWSFQPKDYKERGGENRTSLFHFVDNTMSAHLSEFPPGKYKKAHRHGAGAHIVILTGSGYSFLWEEGQDQRKKRVSWGPMSMFTPPLQWWHQHFNPGPEPARYLALKPWGFKFKIEDLKDTGEDVKKGGAQIEYEDQDPAIHRIFLEECRKRGAEARMPTFGSRSPGEETARAGTAT